In Ostrea edulis chromosome 6, xbOstEdul1.1, whole genome shotgun sequence, a single window of DNA contains:
- the LOC125646825 gene encoding uncharacterized protein LOC125646825 yields the protein MATGAKRIVVGVDVGGTNTDAVILDLSTNPYQVLTSCKTPTTHDITSGVKNALLSVVNKALEMSPLDLTQINIGTTHFVNAIVQRKDLVKVAVIRLCGPASLDLPPFTDIPVDLRSIIYGGYCTANGGYEFDGKEISSVDENEIIEFLKKMESVGVTNVVVSGIFSPVRIDQENLIRTIIHKHNPRISITLSYHIGHIGLLQRENAAILNEALKPLCKRTIERFNSAVSEIGISCPIFLTKNDGTVIEKHKAMEYPINTFSSGPTNSMRGAAFLSGLKNAVVVDIGGTTTDVGLITKGFPRLSSSEIRIGGIRTNFRMPDVRSIGLGGGSYVRQEGDKVVVGPESAGFRILEESMVFSNTEHVGESRLTATDISVAARFSNMGNPERVKHLQKSFVEKSVNVIKGKVEDCIDEAKITSDDLPAILVGGGHILLDKKEKMTGVSEIVIPKHSEIANAIGAALSQVTGNVEYVKSLDDVVDKSEMERKISAATKMDTTDEEKESTRKEVTKLVYEEAHKKLLDETRQIAIANAIGIGAEEKSIFVLEEGDIPLSYLPGNASKFYVRVIGDIDLKSLPTSRVFKKIETEDIQIKMQESPKGDKQMYTSTGRLLVKETKSKPLTPSFNEAGEWLLTEFDVECISIGAGILGSGGGGSPYIGKLRAQKCLKDGKKIRVVSPLRLMENADNKNDLVVIVAAMGAPLIAEEKLFGRECKDALQCMGDLYSDGYDDGDISESVNIIKREKRITYIDDYQSNQHNKTLSKCMGKKRIVGVMSAEIGGMNSVEPFTVAAEMDLPVLDCDGMGRAFPELQMFTPLIYGMLPYPSTLADAKGRRAVILRADSSKDIENHFRKVVVEMGCMAGVVISKLQKDDVLEKTIMFTTSHAWRIGRAVINARNTKESTAEAVLRISGGKILVVGKITSVKRETTGGFNIGHVIIKSTTDKDTILRIEFQNENLIAISVTSEKEEIVATVPDLITIIDTDNGDPIPTEAVRYGLRVTVLVLPAHEMLKTEQALHFVGPKAFGYGSLAYKPCCESVSPCFIDSECE from the coding sequence ATGGCGACTGGCGCAAAACGTATTGTTGTGGGAGTGGATGTCGGGGGGACGAATACAGACGCGGTTATCCTGGATCTTAGTACTAATCCATATCAAGTGCTAACGTCATGTAAAACACCAACCACCCATGACATAACTTCCGGTGTGAAAAATGCTCTGCTTTCTGTAGTCAACAAAGCGTTGGAGATGTCACCGTTAGACCTTACACAGATAAACATTGGAACGACTCACTTTGTGAATGCGATTGTACAAAGAAAAGACCTTGTAAAAGTCGCTGTCATTCGTCTTTGCGGACCAGCATCTCTTGATCTCCCGCCTTTTACTGATATTCCGGTTGATTTACGGAGTATCATCTATGGAGGATACTGCACTGCAAATGGTGGATACGAATTCGATGGCAAAGAAATATCATCAGTGGATGAAAATGAGATCATCGAGTTTCTCAAGAAAATGGAATCTGTTGGTGTCACTAACGTAGTTGTTTCTGGTATCTTTTCACCTGTTCGAATTGATCAAGAAAACTTGATTAGGACAATAATACATAAGCATAATCCCAGAATAAGTATTACCTTATCATATCACATTGGCCATATTGGACTTTTACAAAGAGAAAATGCAGCAATCCTCAACGAGGCTTTGAAACCTTTGTGCAAAAGAACAATAGAGCGGTTTAATTCCGCAGTATCTGAAATTGGGATATCTTGTCCAATTTTTCTAACGAAAAATGATGGTACTGTCATAGAAAAACACAAGGCAATGGAATACCCAATCAATACGTTTTCCTCTGGACCGACCAATAGCATGAGAGGTGCAGCTTTCCTCTCAGGACTTAAGAATGCAGTAGTGGTTGATATTGGAGGTACTACTACCGACGTTGGACTCATAACAAAAGGGTTTCCCAGACTTTCTTCATCCGAAATCAGAATCGGAGGAATTAGAACCAATTTTCGCATGCCAGATGTAAGGAGCATCGGTTTGGGAGGTGGATCTTACGTGCGACAGGAAGGTGATAAAGTGGTAGTTGGACCGGAGAGTGCTGGATTCAGAATATTAGAGGAGAGCATGGTATTTTCAAATACTGAGCACGTTGGAGAAAGTAGGCTTACTGCAACTGATATATCAGTTGCTGCAAGATTTTCAAACATGGGAAATCCCGAAAGAGTCAAACATCTTCAGAAGAGTTTTGTCGAAAAATCTGTCAATGTGATAAAGGGAAAGGTAGAGGATTGTATTGATGAGGCAAAAATAACATCCGATGATTTGCCAGCTATACTGGTTGGCGGGGGTCACATACTCTtggataaaaaagaaaaaatgacTGGTGTTAGCGAAATCGTAATTCCTAAACACTCTGAAATTGCAAACGCTATAGGCGCGGCGCTCTCCCAGGTTACAGGGAATGTGGAATACGTCAAGAGTTTAGATGATGTTGTGGATAAATCTGAAATGGAAAGAAAGATATCAGCAGCTACAAAGATGGATACGACAGACGAAGAAAAAGAAAGTACTCGTAAGGAAGTAACAAAACTTGTATATGAAGAAGCACATAAGAAATTACTAGATGAGACGCGTCAGATTGCGATTGCTAACGCCATAGGTATAGGAGCAGAGGAAAAATCCATATTCGTTCTAGAAGAAGGAGATATCCCCTTGTCATATCTTCCAGGGAATGCTTCTAAATTCTATGTGAGAGTTATTGGTGACATAGATTTGAAGAGTCTTCCAACAAGTCGTGTCTTTAAGAAAATTGAGACTGAGGACATACAGATTAAAATGCAAGAATCTCCCAAAGGCGACAAACAGATGTATACCAGTACTGGTAGGCTTCTtgtaaaagaaacaaaatcaaaaccaCTCACACCATCTTTCAATGAAGCTGGTGAATGGCTTTTGACGGAGTTTGATGTGGAATGTATTAGTATCGGTGCGGGCATCTTAGGCTCTGGTGGCGGAGGATCtccatatataggaaaattaagagcacaaaaatgtttgaaagacGGTAAAAAAATCAGGGTGGTTAGTCCATTGAGACTTATGGAAAATGCAGATAACAAAAATGATTTGGTTGTCATTGTAGCTGCAATGGGAGCACCATTAATTGCAGAAGAAAAACTTTTTGGCAGAGAATGTAAAGATGCGTTACAATGTATGGGAGATTTGTATTCGGATGGTTACGATGATGGAGATATTTCCGAAAGCGTAAATATTATAAAACGAGAGAAAAGGATTACATATATTGATGACTATCAGTCTAACCAACACAATAAGACTTTGTCAAAGTGCATGGGTAAGAAAAGGATAGTGGGTGTGATGAGTGCAGAAATCGGCGGCATGAATTCTGTAGAACCATTCACCGTTGCTGCCGAAATGGATTTGCCAGTTTTAGACTGTGATGGAATGGGAAGAGCTTTTCCAGAGCTTCAAATGTTCACGCCTCTTATATATGGAATGTTACCATACCCTTCTACTTTGGCCGATGCAAAAGGGAGAAGAGCGGTTATTTTAAGAGCCGATTCTTCCAAAGACATAGAAAATCACTTTCGCAAGGTAGTTGTTGAAATGGGTTGCATGGCAGGTGTTGTAATTTCAAAGTTACAAAAGGATGATGTTTTGGAGAAAACTATCATGTTTACAACAAGTCATGCATGGAGGATCGGAAGGGCAGTTATTAATGCCAGAAATACAAAAGAATCTACAGCGGAAGCGGTTCTTAGAATAAGTGGAGGAAAAATCCTAGTAGTTGGAAAAATAACAAGTGTGAAGAGGGAAACAACAGGGGGGTTTAATATTGGACATGTTATCATTAAATCAACTACTGATAAAGACACCATTCTTAGAATTGAATTCCAAAATGAAAATCTTATTGCAATCTCCGTGACATCTGAAAAAGAGGAAATTGTAGCTACTGTTCCTGATCTGATAACGATTATTGATACGGATAACGGGGATCCTATACCGACGGAAGCTGTCCGTTATGGACTTCGTGTAACAGTCCTAGTTCTTCCAGCTCACGAGATGTTAAAAACCGAACAAGCACTTCATTTTGTTGGTCCTAAAGCCTTTGGATACGGTTCTCTTGCGTACAAACCATGCTGTGAGTCAGTAAGCCCGTGTTTCATTGATTCCGAGTGTGAATAA
- the LOC125646278 gene encoding uncharacterized protein LOC125646278 has translation MCFKNVTGPRLRVLVWVGFVVGCIAKFVTGSLFVYNVYQDDIKQTFNYTQKEMETQPSLLNLGLGVGFLPGMIYDKFGPTVTSLVGLFVSVGSYMLLWSTTRFIDFYKSTGGLFAVYFMICGLGSVFTYMVALNTNVINFPEKHRGKIVGGLNCFFAGSPSIFSVIYYQMIQKSGEHRESFGTFMVFFAILFGIVDIICALFLRVYKKTDEVYTVDPSEFRDPKPKVETPMQNMAENDSQNEKACCAPPSSLSIEPKSLKEILTDLDFYLLVGMFSCASAVGLLYLNNLTVISKSVHLDYHDHDLVLIVPITNAVISVSIGFASDFFQEKIQRLVIIVFTCTVYIGLSLLVMFLGDNYAALCIATFLCGLGTGTIWSLTPTVMSEIFHISNLGRNWGIALLFAALVGLGGQYSFGALYDERKSEHELFCYGLSCVSGGMGVCVGLAVLALIFGIILMLHRRLRISRENS, from the exons ATGTGTTTTAAGAACGTGACTGGTCCCCGCCTTCGGGTGCTGGTGTGGGTGGGGTTTGTAGTCGGTTGCATTGCTAAATTCGTCAcgggatcactgttcgtttacAACGTTTACCAGGATGACATCAAACAGACGTTTAACTATACCCAAAAAGAAA TGGAAACACAGCCCTCTTTATTGAACCTTGGACTTGGTGTAGGGTTTTTGCCCGGGATGATATACGATAAGTTTGGACctactgtgacgtcactcgTGGGCCTATTTGTGTCGGTGGGGTCTTATATGTTGCTTTGGAGCACCACTAGATTCATAGACTTTTATAAAAGTACAGGAGGACTATTTgcagtatatttcatgatatgtG GTCTTGGCTCAGTATTTACATACATGGTGGCCCTGAACACAAATGTCATAAATTTTCCGGAGAAACACAGGGGCAAAATTGTGGGTGGTCTGAACTGCTTCTTCGCTGGAAGTCCATCAATCTTCTCAGTaatatattatcaaatgatcCAGAAGTCTGGCGAACACAGAGAAAGTTTTGGGACTTTCATGGTATTTTTTGCCATCCTTTTCGGTATCGTAGACATCATTTGTGCTCTGTTTTTGAGAGTATACAAGAAGACGGATGAGGTGTATACTGTTGACCCTTCCGAATTTAGAGATCCTAAACCTAAAGTCGAAACTCCGATGCAAAATATGGCAGAAAATGATTCACAGAACGAAAAAGCTTGTTGTGCTCCTCCATCATCTCTGTCAATCGAACCGAAAAGTCTAAAAGAAATTTTAACTGATCTGGATTTTTATTTACTAGTTGGGATGTTCAGCTGTGCATCCGCGGTTGGACTTTTGTACCTTAACAACTTGACGGTCATTTCCAAATCAGTCCATCTTGACTATCATGACCATGATCTCGTGCTAATTGTTCCGATCACCAATGCGGTCATCAGTGTGTCCATCGGTTTTGCATCCGACTTTTTTCAAGAGAAAATTCAAAGATTGGTCATCATTGTTTTTACGTGTACTGTCTACATTGGATTGTCTCTTCTGGTGATGTTCTTAGGGGACAATTATGCCGCACTCTGTATAGCAACTTTCTTGTGCGGTCTGGGAACTGGAACAATCTGGTCTCTCACACCAACAGTGATGAGCGAAATATTCCACATTTCTAACTTAGGCAGAAACTGGGGTATAGCTTTGCTGTTTGCTGCGCTGGTCGGACTAGGAGGACAGTATTCCTTTGGGGCGCTATATGACGAAAGGAAATCTGAACACGAGCTGTTTTGTTACGGACTGAGCTGTGTGTCGGGGGGAATGGGAGTTTGTGTAGGACTCGCAGTGTTGGCTCTCATTTTTGGAATTATATTGATGCTTCACAGAAGACTCAGAATCTCTCGAGAAAATTCTTGA
- the LOC125647865 gene encoding uncharacterized protein LOC125647865, which translates to MTSMEFFPPVDHNPKVPTEWGSGKLKENINAWNRGQGEPTWHYKGKPVNQDYTLTQLKLSNIRSNDELIQRPQVMKMGEIMINKDFPAEHPYSSHLSRYAVFPTFQSPEDAKRGIQARREQPINSEMPATAYDVQIVHKTKGFGDRREIQFFPKESEKVGLEWKGEDGFHQLVKAQGGRQQYYPTPPKVVCPNLQDRADKLSERSANALRNIERNQWQTTYDLNNTGLGPLNPMQLDNLDEKKRTLDTYGVEDDKLYPRSGNTFDPPRPFEGRIARSIIPRPPPQKTSSDEGEMTDYVPRKTLREREEHRLWNGTEYVNLPDTTEEQNKHMQTLRWKELNDVAHADPNLNVVSQQMERQPAVNIPCPPVIGVPSDTTEHYLQTTKQRQDETFQQVEAQNRFAVLESEKPNNDITALNHKMQKVHETELPRTFYGHEGKYNEERAGLYKTSYSPEVLAYSMNELETSGPEIMNTMHSHVDAAYLPTQLSRDMKDAFRGVRTLSLSQPNLAGDRREAREVILPHNELKDVQKRILQPNVENARVKVQEGETILKESNMGDSYNTHKFLQDCKITPAARNEPLNLMSVENSKLKNVRSAAELRNRNGMSKSVSFSDNVTIASSREDGRFRTFSAAMADGKETKAGDIANTTQYLSTQAEYRKDNEKSHRRPQPTFLMPEPAPIVKENTGDTTEPTLSPRRARRRPFSTTDTEYRDEFGSLSTNFAPSNLRHSYTFQTAYESQFPKYHHIGYKGDDRFSWEPGHGNPRPQSTLLHIQDGFSKTDVRRKFHGQFRENNPDLRMNLIQGKKHVFDGMDAQVLHG; encoded by the exons ATGACGTCGATGGAATTTTTTCCACCCGTCGACCACAACCCCAAGGTCCCAACGGAATGGGGGTCGGGCAAACTGAAAGAGAACATAAACGCATGGAACCGTGGGCAGGGGGAGCCGACATGGCACTACAA AGGAAAACCGGTGAACCAGGATTACACCCTGACCCAGCTCAAGTTGAGCAATATTCGCAGCAACGACGAGTT GATCCAACGACCTCAAGTGATGAAAATGGG AGAGATTATGATAAACAAGGATTTTCCAGCAGAACACCCTTATAGCTCCCATTTGTCACGATATGCTGTTTTCCCAACATTTCAATCTCCGGAAGATGCTAAACGCGGAATCCAGGCTCGCCGAGAACAACCTATTAATTCGGAAATGCCAGCAACAGCATACGATGTACAAATTGTTCACAAAACGAAAG GATTTGGAGATCGTCGGGAGATCCAGTTTTTCCCAAAAGAATCTGAAAAAGTCGGCTTGGAATGGAAGGGCGAGGATGGATTCCATCAG CTTGTTAAAGCACAGGGAGGCCGTCAGCAGTATTATCCTACTCCACCGAAAGTCGTTTGTCCTAACCTCCAAGACCGCGCCGATAAACTTTCCGAAAGATCCGCCAATGCACTGCGAAATATTGAGCGCAATCAATGGCAGACGACATATGATCTTAACAACACAGGACTTGGCCCATTAAACCCAATGCAGCTGGATAATTTGGATGAAAAGAAAAGAACGCTGGATACGTATGGCGTTGAGGATGACAAACTG TATCCAAGATCAGGCAACACGTTTGATCCGCCTCGTCCATTTGAAGGGAGAATAGCTCGTTCCATCATTCCTCGTCCTCCTCCACAGAAAACAAGCTCGGACGAAGGCGAAATGACAGATTATGTACC ACGAAAAACCCTACGAGAACGTGAGGAACATCGATTGTGGAATGGAACAGAATACGTAAACCTGCCTGATACAACAGAGGAGCAGAACAAACACATGCAGACTCTTAGATGGAAGGAACTGAATGATGTCGCTCACGCTGATCCCAACCTAAATGTAGTCAGTCAACAAATGGAGAGACAGCCTGCCGTAAACATCCCGTGCCCCCCAGTGATTGGCGTACCTTCAGACACTACTGAACATTACCTTCAGACGACCAAACAAAGACAG GATGAGACTTTTCAGCAGGTCGAAGCTCAGAACCGATTCGCCGTTTTAGAATCAGAAAAACCAAATAACGATATCACAGCCTTGAATCATAAGATGCAGAAAGTCCATGAAACAGAATTGCCGAGGACATTTTATGGTCACGAGGGAAAATATAACGAAGAGCGCGCAGGTCTATACAAAACAAGTTACAGTCCAGAGGTCCTAGCCTATTCAATGAACGAACTTGAAACGAGTGGTCCTGAGATAATGAATACAATGCACAGCCATGTTGATGCAGCATACTTGCCAACACAACTAAGTCGAGACATGAAAGATGCTTTCCGAGGTGTCCGCACACTAAGTCTTAGTCAGCCAAATCTTGCAGGCGACAGGAGAGAGGCAAGGGAAGTTATCCTACCACACAATGAACTCAAAGACGTTCAAAAAAGAATCCTCCAACCAAACGTGGAAAATGCTAGAGTCAAAGTTCAAGAAGGTGAAACTATTCTGAAAGAAAGTAACATGGGTGACAGTTATAATACTCATAAATTTCTGCAAGATTGTAAAATAACACCAGCCGCAAGAAACGAACCCTTGAATTTGATGTCCGTTGAAAACAGTAAACTGAAGAACGTGAGGTCGGCTGCGGAATTGAGGAATCGTAATGGAATGTCGAAGTCAGTATCGTTTTCCGACAACGTGACCATTGCCAGCAGCCGTGAAGATGGTAGGTTCCGTACCTTTAGTGCTGCGATGGCAGACGGCAAGGAAACGAAAGCAGGTGACATTGCGAATACGACTCAATATCTTAGCACACAAGCAGAATACCGGAAGGATAATGAGAAGTCACATAGGCGTCCACAACCAACCTTCCTCATGCCCGAACCCGCTCCAATTGTTAAGGAAAACACAGGCGATACCACTGAACCAACGCTCTCCCCACGCCGTGCAAGGAGGAGACCTTTCTCAACTACAGACACAGAATACCGAGACGAATTTGGAAGCTTGTCAACAAATTTTGCTCCTTCAAATCTACGTCATTCATATACTTTCCAAACTGCTTACGAAAGCCAGTTTCCCAAATATCATCACATAGGATACAAGGGCGACGACCGCTTCAGCTGGGAACCCGGGCACGGAAATCCTAGACCCCAGTCTACTCTCCTTCATATTCAGGATGGATTCTCCAAAACTGATGTGAGGAGAAAATTCCATGGTCAGTTCCGAGAAAATAACCCAGATCTTCGAATGAACCTTATTCAAGGTAAAAAGCACGTTTTCGATGGCATGGATGCACAAGTTTTACATGGatga